Proteins from one Paenibacillus amylolyticus genomic window:
- the yycH gene encoding two-component system activity regulator YycH translates to MKERIKSLVLAALVVASLVQSYFLIYRLPGGGDSIVTSETNYVKTENMGQERNIEELIFPDQMIIHLGEDKHTVFYPGNTFYQLIYSRLQGRTFDDFQRRSVQSVNWDQIRKENPGFELSFKEGIPVALLQRVMRLGTDSLFQGETINRISIYTAKNETKAHALFFSAKGDVVYEATQADLTVQDVQQHVDFGTNWTPYTLMEGGYYIPAEALETIEADVPTGQFTVEQMQRSLFFDPSMTRNIREKDGSEIYTDSKRSLQVKQEQRWISYTDPAAPPAGQIDPAKDALSAVDFVNQHGGWKGRSRMMLGTADSKTRLEFQQYYGSYPIMDSMQFRFGTISMEIQQETVSSYERSLEYLNEGAETKKSVKLPGGEKLKALIKKVAGENRQVVDVYPAYRPSTIEDGLKLIPVWVIRFGNGEETTVS, encoded by the coding sequence GTGAAGGAACGGATTAAATCCCTGGTGCTTGCTGCCCTTGTTGTAGCCAGTCTGGTTCAGAGTTATTTTCTGATCTACCGTTTGCCTGGAGGCGGGGATTCCATTGTGACGTCAGAGACGAACTATGTGAAGACGGAAAATATGGGTCAGGAACGCAATATTGAAGAATTGATCTTTCCCGATCAGATGATTATTCATCTGGGTGAGGATAAACATACGGTGTTTTACCCTGGCAATACGTTCTATCAGTTGATCTATTCAAGGTTACAGGGGCGTACGTTCGATGATTTTCAGCGCCGCAGCGTGCAATCGGTGAACTGGGATCAGATTCGCAAGGAGAACCCGGGGTTCGAGTTATCGTTCAAAGAAGGTATTCCCGTGGCATTATTGCAGCGCGTGATGAGGCTCGGCACGGATTCCTTGTTCCAAGGGGAGACGATTAACCGCATCTCGATCTATACAGCCAAAAATGAAACGAAGGCCCATGCGCTGTTCTTCAGCGCCAAGGGAGACGTGGTATACGAAGCAACGCAGGCAGACCTGACCGTACAAGACGTGCAGCAGCATGTTGACTTCGGAACGAATTGGACGCCTTATACGTTGATGGAGGGCGGGTATTATATCCCGGCGGAAGCTCTGGAGACGATTGAGGCGGATGTGCCGACAGGGCAATTCACTGTTGAGCAGATGCAGCGCAGTCTGTTCTTCGATCCAAGCATGACCCGGAACATTCGGGAAAAAGATGGATCGGAGATCTACACGGACAGTAAACGCAGTCTGCAGGTAAAACAGGAACAGCGCTGGATCAGTTATACTGATCCGGCAGCACCGCCAGCGGGACAGATTGATCCTGCGAAGGATGCGTTGTCAGCGGTTGATTTTGTGAATCAGCATGGTGGCTGGAAAGGCCGATCGCGCATGATGCTGGGGACCGCGGACAGCAAGACACGGCTTGAATTCCAGCAGTATTACGGCAGCTATCCAATTATGGATTCCATGCAGTTCCGCTTTGGCACGATCAGTATGGAGATACAGCAGGAGACGGTATCCAGTTATGAACGATCGCTGGAATACCTGAACGAAGGCGCTGAGACGAAGAAATCGGTTAAATTACCTGGCGGGGAAAAGCTGAAGGCTCTGATTAAAAAGGTAGCTGGTGAGAATCGTCAGGTCGTGGATGTGTATCCGGCGTATCGCCCTTCTACGATCGAGGATGGACTTAAGCTGATCCCGGTGTGGGTTATTCGCTTTGGTAATGGTGAAGAGACTACCGTATCTTGA
- the yycI gene encoding two-component system regulatory protein YycI, with amino-acid sequence MDWGRAKNVLIYAFLLLNLVLGYQIWMDARETAGANLDFTSLADNTQQAMEEKGIQVLAPISNETPKLPKLSYEFTEEDKAGVDMELEQPVDSKLIFSQSELEDALQREIPQIGTYRLDQLMAEDGAFVLHPLVDGKWPLFNVSLELFYSDQKITGYRQTPVRITTAEESDQQVLPASKALGTLIENFLPNDAIVKDVQLGYYGQLFNSDIQVAMPAWRFVLESGEVLYVQGISGDVFSPKTDKPGE; translated from the coding sequence TTGGATTGGGGACGCGCAAAAAATGTGTTGATCTATGCTTTTCTGCTGCTCAATCTGGTGCTGGGATACCAGATCTGGATGGATGCGCGGGAGACGGCCGGAGCCAATCTGGACTTCACCTCACTGGCAGATAATACACAGCAGGCGATGGAAGAGAAGGGAATCCAGGTACTGGCTCCCATTTCAAATGAAACGCCCAAGCTGCCGAAGTTGTCCTATGAGTTCACTGAAGAGGACAAGGCTGGCGTAGATATGGAGCTGGAACAGCCTGTTGATAGCAAGCTGATCTTCTCGCAGAGTGAGCTGGAAGATGCTTTGCAGCGAGAGATTCCACAAATTGGCACATACCGGCTGGATCAGCTGATGGCCGAGGACGGGGCTTTTGTACTTCACCCACTGGTGGATGGCAAATGGCCGCTCTTCAATGTGAGTCTGGAGCTATTCTACAGCGACCAGAAAATAACGGGTTACCGTCAAACTCCGGTGCGGATTACGACCGCAGAGGAGAGCGATCAGCAGGTGCTTCCGGCGTCGAAGGCGCTGGGAACGCTGATCGAGAACTTTTTGCCAAATGATGCGATTGTGAAAGATGTTCAGCTGGGCTATTACGGCCAGTTGTTCAATTCAGATATACAGGTAGCGATGCCGGCATGGCGGTTCGTGCTGGAAAGTGGCGAAGTGTTGTACGTGCAGGGCATCAGTGGGGATGTATTCAGTCCCAAGACAGACAAAC